A genome region from Rhodanobacter thiooxydans includes the following:
- a CDS encoding MarR family winged helix-turn-helix transcriptional regulator encodes MNSESLAFSTPKESLGILLGLVRTEIVRAMETELAAKGLNLSFTQFLILKRLARLGPMSASELARSVELDGGAMTRQLDHLEGKGYLRRCPHEQDRRALRIELTDAGNALWTQLVDCNEHVLTAAQRSLSEAEQAQLQDYLERVLHALRDKS; translated from the coding sequence ATGAATAGCGAATCGCTTGCCTTCTCCACGCCCAAGGAAAGCCTGGGCATCCTGCTCGGCCTGGTCCGCACGGAGATCGTGCGGGCGATGGAAACCGAGCTGGCGGCCAAGGGCCTGAACCTGAGCTTCACCCAGTTCCTGATCCTCAAACGGCTGGCCCGGCTCGGGCCGATGTCGGCCAGCGAGCTGGCCCGCTCGGTGGAACTGGACGGCGGCGCGATGACCCGCCAGCTCGACCACCTCGAGGGCAAGGGCTACCTGCGCCGCTGCCCGCATGAGCAGGATCGGCGCGCCCTGCGCATCGAGCTGACCGACGCCGGCAACGCGCTGTGGACGCAGCTGGTCGACTGCAACGAGCACGTGCTGACCGCCGCGCAGCGTTCGCTGAGCGAGGCCGAACAGGCGCAACTGCAGGACTACCTGGAGCGCGTGCTGCACGCGCTGCGCGACAAGAGCTGA